In the genome of Pseudoliparis swirei isolate HS2019 ecotype Mariana Trench chromosome 3, NWPU_hadal_v1, whole genome shotgun sequence, one region contains:
- the si:ch211-284e13.4 gene encoding insulin receptor substrate 1-B: MESQAAEPQNYEDVQKSGYLRKHKSMHRRFFVLRAASEHGPARLEYYENEKKFRSKSPVPKKVLSLETCFNINKRADSKNKHMIVLYTRSESFAIAADSEEVQDEWYQAMLDLQGNCKTPEDYGSSGECSSPSPVPTVKEVWQVKVWPKGLGHARNLVGIYRLCLTDKTVNFVKLNSDVASVVLQLMNVRRCGHSENFFFIEVGRSAVTGPGEFWMQVDDSVVAQNMHETLLEAMKALSEEFRQRSKSQSVGTSCGGGTASNPISVPSRRHHPNLPPSQVGFSRRARTETPGTGGSSTSTSPTSRHGFPRARTASIGARSEEGGASARGTWASSSPSLNGSCSTTPTLRPKPTRAPTPAKITLSLARYTPNPAPSPVPSLSSSSGHGSECGLVGAAVGGMTICSYPRVSQRVSVSGSPSDYGSSDEYGSSPGEHSLLIPSLSGHHVHGEGSSSYIVMGQREGLLGSHHRSKGRRILRRSSTRECEAERRLLSKRASLPLAAHERLIPHRKDEDDEDEEEYAIMSQSANRERAGSGGLAAGGGQLDAGGKKRGKRADKSRREVEGAAAVETGYMSMLPGVTSPVSLSLSIGTSDGRAKPGADDEYMAMTPKNSESPPQHLRQPSTEGYMVMSPKSSSSTDLPGLGMWDSRASAESRAASDYMNISPVCSRSACNTPPFHPEQHQLQPKMFNSYFSLPRAYQHTLYTRFEEDLNKGEGKKDGSGNDGAERGVGYSKRNTIAAGSAGGCQLSMSSSSFSSSSASSESLEDKTISAGKGLSLGRTGAEYKSAGTSAKDGRHHQKRGSSSKSPKQHRRGRPLSMPSDIIKANTLPRVKENLMPSVSQNVGEYVSIAFKEDNKYERGRRSVSERGQPVIHGTLRPFNQPLLCHDNPANLPRSFSAPLSTSAEYVSMDLGKTSRPLTPARSTFSTPQGPPTVAPKARHEHSTSTPTASEGRAKVKMAMPTDAPTPFTDNKGSDPSISARPAIRSGQPSSLEQEPGSGFSPVKSYKSPERSCRLTRGDSQGRQSRRSETFSSPPSHPRHPPPSSTAILPEGSQAASHRHGLDCSLWENRQAASLPASPPQQTSPSSAEPGLNYIDLDLATKESPQAGVERTSAAYTIGGSAVSSSAASGINTYASIDFYKSEELRAHQNSRKDGQDC, from the exons ATGGAGAGCCAAGCAGCCGAGCCGCAGAACTATGAAGACGTGCAGAAAAGCGGCTATCTCCGCAAGCATAAATCAATGCACCGGCGGTTCTTCGTGCTGAGGGCGGCCTCAGAGCATGGTCCTGCTCGTCTGGAGTATTACGAGAACGAGAAGAAATTCCGCAGTAAATCACCTGTGCCCAAAAAAGTCCTGAGCCTGGAGACTTGCTTCAACATCAACAAGCGGGCAGATTCCAAGAACAAGCACATGATCGTCCTTTATACCCGCagcgagagctttgccatcgcTGCAGACAGCGAGGAGGTCCAAGATGAGTGGTACCAAGCGATGCTGGACCTCCAGGGCAACT GTAAAACCCCTGAAGACTATGGCAGTAGTGGAGAGTGTAGCTCTCCTTCTCCTGTTCCAACCGTCAAGGAAGTGTGGCAGGTCAAGGTCTGGCCTAAAGGTCTCGGGCATGCCAGGAACCTAGTGGGCATCTACCGGCTGTGCCTCACTGACAAGACAGTCAACTTTGTCAAACTTAACTCTGATGTGGCATCTGTGGTGTTGCAGCTGATGAATGTTCGCAGGTGTGGCCATTCAGAGAACTTTTTCTTCATTGAGGTGGGCCGCTCAGCGGTCACCGGCCCTGGAGAGTTCTGGATGCAGGTGGATGACTCTGTGGTGGCTCAGAACATGCACGAGACGCTGCTGGAGGCCATGAAGGCCCTAAGTGAGGAGTTCCGTCAGCGCAGCAAATCCCAGTCTGTGGGGACGTCGTGTGGGGGTGGTACCGCTTCAAACCCCATCAGTGTCCCGAGCCGGCGACATCATCCAAATCTGCCACCGAGTCAGGTGGGCTTCTCCAGACGAGCCCGCACAGAGACCCCCGGAACAGGGGGCAGCAGCACGAGCACTTCACCTACGTCACGCCATGGATTCCCGAGGGCACGGACTGCCAGCATCGGGGCCAGGTCGGAGGAGGGCGGAGCAAGTGCCAGAGGCACATGGGCCAGCTCCAGCCCAAGTCTCAACGGTTCCTGCTCTACTACGCCGACACTGAGGCCCAAGCCCACCAGGGCCCCAACTCCGGCTAAGATTACCCTCAGCCTTGCACGGTACACGCCTaatcctgctccctctcctgtGCCGAGTCTGTCCTCCAGCTCTGGCCATGGCTCAGAGTGCGGCCTAGTGGGGGCAGCAGTTGGAGGCATGACGATCTGCTCCTACCCTCGTGTTTCTCAGAGAGTTTCTGTTTCCGGGTCACCAAGCGACTACGGCTCCTCAGATGAATATGGCTCCAGCCCTGGAGAACACTCTCTGCTCATACCCAGTCTGTCCGGACATCACGTTCATGGAGAAGGCTCCTCCAGCTACATCGTGATGGGACAGCGAGAGGGCCTCCTCGGTTCCCATCATCGCTCGAAAGGCAGACGGATTTTGCGCCGCTCGTCCACCAGGGAATGTGAGGCGGAACGCAGACTATTGAGCAAAAGAGCTTCCCTGCCTTTGGCCGCCCACGAACGACTGATCCCACACAGGAAAGATGAAGATGACGAAGACGAGGAAGAATATGCCATCATGTCGCAGAGTGCTAATCGAGAGAGGGCTGGCTCGGGGGGTTTGGCAGCCGGGGGTGGGCAGCTCGATGCaggagggaagaaaagaggaaagagggctGATAAAAGCAGGCGAGAAGTGGAAGGGGCAGCAGCCGTGGAGACTGGCTATATGTCAATGCTGCCTGGAGTCACTTCTCctgtttcactctctctctccatcggcACATCTGACGGCAGAGCTAAACCTGGGGCAGATGATGAGTACATGGCCATGACCCCTAAGAACAGTGAGTCCCCCCCTCAGCACCTCCGTCAGCCCAGCACAGAGGGCTACATGGTCATGTCTCCcaaaagcagcagctccacggaCCTGCCCGGACTGGGCATGTGGGATAGCAGAGCCAGCGCTGAGAGCCGGGCTGccagtgactacatgaacatctCACCTGTCTGCAGCCGCTCTGCCTGCAACACGCCGCCTTTCCACCCCGAACAGCACCAACTGCAACCAAAAATGTTCAATTCCTACTTCTCCCTGCCAAGAGCTTACCAACACACCCTCTATACTCGCTTTGAGGAGGACTTAAACAAAGGGGAGGGGAAAAAGGACGGTAGTGGGAATGACGGTGCTGAAAGGGGAGTGGGATACAGCAAGAGAAACACAATTGCAGCAGGCTCTGCAGGAGGCTGTCAACTCTCCatgtcttcttcctccttctcctctagcTCAGCCAGCAGTGAGAGCCTGGAAGACAAGACCATATCAGCGGGGAAAGGGTTGAGTTTAGGAAGGACTGGAGCAGAGTACAAGTCTGCGGGAACAAGCGCAAAAGATGGGCGCCATCATCAAAAACGTGGATCGAGTAGTAAGAGCCCAAAGCAACATAGAAGGGGTCGTCCGCTCAGCATGCCTTCAGACATTATTAAAGCAAATACCCTTCCCAGGGTGAAGGAGAATCTGATGCCATCGGTGTCACAAAATGTCGGTGAGTATGTCAGCATTGCGTTCAAGGAGGACAATAAGTATGAGAGAGGGCGGCGTTCGGTGTCTGAACGTGGACAACCTGTGATCCATggaaccctccggccattcaaTCAACCCCTCCTCTGCCACGATAATCCCGCTAACCTTCCTCGCAGCTTCTCTGCTCCGCTGTCCACCTCAGCCGAATACGTCAGCATGGATTTAGGGAAGACTTCGAGGCCCCTGACTCCTGCCAGATCCACATTCAGCACCCCACAGGGCCCACCGACTGTTGCGCCCAAGGCCCGGCACGAACACAGCACGTCCACTCCAACGGCATCAGAGGGCAGAGCAAAGGTAAAGATGGCGATGCCAACAGACGCCCCGACTCCATTCACGGACAACAAAGGTTCAGATCCCAGCATTTCAGCAAGACCTGCCATCCGCTCTGGTCAACCCTCATCCCTGGAGCAGGAGCCAGGCTCGGGTTTCTCCCCAGTCAAGTCCTACAAGTCTCCCGAGCGGAGCTGCAGATTGACCCGAGGCGACTCGCAGGGACGGCAGAGCCGCCGTTCAGAGACATTTAGCTCACCTCCCTCCCACCCACGCCATCCCCCACCCTCTTCTACCGCCATCCTCCCGGAGGGCAGCCAGGCGGCGAGCCATCGGCATGGTTTGGATTGTTCACTGTGGGAGAACAGGCAGGCAGCTAGTTTACCTGCATCACCTCCACAGCAAACCTCCCCCTCATCTGCTGAACCGGGCCTTAACTATATTGACCTCGACCTGGCCACTAAGGAGAGCCCTCAAGCCGGAGTGGAGCGCACCTCTGCCGCCTACACCATCGGAGGAAGCGCCGTGAGCAGCAGTGCTGCCTCCGGCATCAACACCTATGCCAGTATTGATTTCTACAAGTCAGAAGAACTGAGAGCACACCAGAACAGTAGAAAGGATGGTCAAG ATTGTTGA